In the Babylonia areolata isolate BAREFJ2019XMU chromosome 34, ASM4173473v1, whole genome shotgun sequence genome, one interval contains:
- the LOC143277576 gene encoding multidrug resistance-associated protein 1-like, whose product MHGSSNESAVLFCDTPLWEAETWTNGSYPRLTECFRQTVLVYVPCVWLWLTSLVHVRYVLRRLHPGHVCESLLNLTKLVMCLLLTSLTVAQGWLLRPLPSSPTHTTTTTTAPTTTTTTNINITTIFTSERSDDSRDVPVAYYVASAVQASTFLYAALLTRISRKALIVSPCVLFIFWTMEWAASAVPLYTALMDQRISTGDQRFLLPCGLFSLLCLQLVLSCWGEASLSLYHGLDPSKADFRV is encoded by the exons ATGCACGGAAGTTCAAATGAGTCGGCTGTACTGTTCTGCGATACGCCTCTGTGG GAAGCAGAGACGTGGACCAATGGCAGCTACCCGCGGCTGACCGAGTGTTTCCGGCAGACGGTGTTGGTGTACGTGCCGTGTGTCTGGCTGTGGCTAACCAGCCTGGTGCACGTGCGATACGTTCTCCGGCGTCTTCACCCAGGGCACGTGTGTGAGAGCCTGCTGAACCTGACTAAACTG gtCATGTGTTTGctgctgacgtcactgactgtggcGCAAGGGTGGCTACTtcgccccctaccctcctcccccacccacaccactacaactacaactgcccccaccaccaccaccaccaccaacatcaacatcaccaccatcttcaccagTGAACGGAGTGACGATAGCAGAGATGTCCCTGTGGCTTACTACGTGGCTTCTGCTGTACAGGCTTccacgttt CTGTACGCGGCCCTGCTGACCAGAATCTCCCGCAAAGCTCTGATCGTCTCCCCTTGTGTGCTCTTCATCTTCTGGACCATGGAGTGGGCTGCTTCCGCAGTGCCTCTCTACACAGCCCTCATGGAccag AGGATCTCCACGGGAGACCAGCGGTTCCTGCTTCCTTGCGGGCTGTTCTCTTTGCTGTGTCTTCAGCTGGTCCTCAGCTGCTGGGGAGAGGCCTCGCTCAGCCTCTACCACGGCCTGGATCCCAGCAAGGCag ATTTCCGTGTGTGA
- the LOC143277577 gene encoding ATP-binding cassette sub-family C member 2-like: protein MNSLVFKGFRYALTLSDIWDLPPQFKGRAVICKFSHAVEKHSRTIFTSVRTVKPAPETRRHSQVRVHSQSGQTKATISEKTPLLRKGSLQTTPSGGSGGGNGRDASANIRSKVQSRKSIPLFRCLAKTFYTELVFSCALRLTSDCLQFLNPVLLDSLISYMERKDEHRQWEGYLLVVGFFLVSFMVSICQNQNFYLANNMGMKIKTALVASVYRKV from the exons ATGAACAG cttggtGTTCAAAGGATTCCGATACGCCCTGACATTGTCCGATATCTGGGACTTGCCTCCACAGTTCAAAGGTCGAGCGGTCATATGCAAATTCTCCCATGCTGTGGAAAAACACTCCAGAACCATCTTCACTTCTGTCAG GACAGTCAAACCAGCCCCAGAAACCAGACGCCACAGTCAGGTCCGAGTCCACTCCCAAAGCGGGCAGACGAAAGCGACAATCAGCGAGAAAACGCCGCTGCTTCGCAAAGGCTCACTTCAAACAACGCCAAGCGGCGGGAGCGGTGGCGGAAACGGACGCGACGCGTCAGCCAACATCAGGTCCAAAGTCCAATCCAGGAAATCCATCCCTCTGTTCCGCTGCCTGGCGAAGACGTTCTACACGGAGTTGGTCTTTAGCTGTGCTCTTCGTTTGACCAGCGATTGTCTTCAGTTCCTGAACCCTGTGCtgttgga CTCTCTCATCAGCTACATGGAGAGGAAGGACGAACACAGGCAGTGGGAGGGTTACCTTCTGGTTGTCGGCTTCTTCCTCGTGTCTTTCATGGTGTCCATCTGTCAGAACCAGAACTTCTACCTGGCCAACAACATGGGCATGAAGATCAAAACGGCCTTGGTGGCGTCCGTGTACAGGaaggtg